TAATCGCGTTTTCATACGACGCGCAGAAAATATCGATCGCCTCGCCGCGAAAGCTCGCCTCGCCTTTCTGCTCGACCGTATCGACAATATCGTAGCCCCAATCGATCAGCTTTTGCCGCAATTTAGCTATATCTATCTCGTCGCCGAAGTTAAGCGTCGCGCTTCCAAATAGCGTTGGAGCGGGCAACGGTTTGACGATCGCGGCGATCGGCGCGATTAAAAACTTATCGTTATTTTTAGACGCGTAGAATCCGCCCAGAGCCTCGCTGAAGGCTATCAGTTCGCCTTGATAGCTACGCAGATCGTCGCCGAAATTGGCGCGCAGATCGGGCAAGACAAAAACCTCCCGCCCAAGCAGCTTGAGCGCGTCGGCGCACCAGTAGGCGCTTTTGTCGTCGTTGACGATCGCGCCGCCGAAGTTCGGGCGGGTTTTTAGGAAACTAAATAAAGAGGCGGCGGTATGCGCCGCGCGCGGAAGCGGTTTATGCAAGCCGCGCTACTCTTTTAATTTTTGAAGTTCGCCTTTGCCCTTGCCAACGGCGCCGCCGGCGACGCGAATTTTGCTGTAACCCTCAAATACCGCTTGCGCCTCTATGATCAGATTGGAGGATACAAGATCGCCGTTCATTTTACCGCCGGCTAGTATCTCCACGTTGGCGCAATCGGCGTTGCCTTCCAATTCGCCGCTAACGACCAATTTTTCGGCGTAAATCTCGCCTTTGACGCTACCCGAAGAACCGACGGTTACAATATTAGACGAGCGAATTGTCCCATCTACTTGTCCGTCGACGTGAAGTTTGCATTCGACTTCGACGGTGCCTGTAATCTTGGTTCCTTTTGCGACGATAGTTGTTCCAGAAGTGTCCACTGCCACGCTATTCCCTTTGCCACCGAATCCCATTGAACTTTTTTCTCCTTACTGAAGATGGCTTCGTAACTTTTTAGATCCCACTCCATAAACGCCGTAGGATCCAACGGTTTATTTAGGTAACGAACCTCATAGTGCAAATGGGGTCCGTTAGAATACCCAGTGTTGCCTGAATAAGCGATAAGTTGACCTTTTTTTACAAAAGCGCCCTGTTGCACCAAAACGCGGTCAAGATGCCCGTATAGCGTTTTGAAGCCAAAGGCGTGCGCGAGCGTTATTA
The Helicobacteraceae bacterium genome window above contains:
- a CDS encoding polymer-forming cytoskeletal protein produces the protein MAVDTSGTTIVAKGTKITGTVEVECKLHVDGQVDGTIRSSNIVTVGSSGSVKGEIYAEKLVVSGELEGNADCANVEILAGGKMNGDLVSSNLIIEAQAVFEGYSKIRVAGGAVGKGKGELQKLKE